GCTGAGAATCGAGGAAGCATTAGGCGAAACCGCTATCTTCCCGGGCTTAGATGCATTTAAGATAAACCGTTCATAGAAAATAAATATCAGGATGAGCCTTTTCGGGCTTGTCCTTTTATTTTAATAATCATAAATTCGTAAAAAATAAATTTAAAATGTCAGATAATAAAGTAGTACTAAACTACGACGGTAATTCTTACGAATACCCGATTGTAGAAAGCACCATTGGTGACAGAGGAATCGATATTTCCAAGCTGCGCGATCAGACCGGGCTTATTACCCTGGATTTGGGATACAAAAACACGGGCGCCACCCTCAGCGACATCACTTATCTTGATGGCGACAATGGCGAACTGTATTACCGTGGATACCCGATAGAACAGATTGCCGAGAAATCAAACTTTACCGAAGTGATGTACCTGCTCCTGCATGGGGAATTACCTAACCAGGACCAGTTTCAGAACTTCCAGAAAGGCATCAACAAATACAATTTCGTAGCCGATGAAATGAAGAAGATCCTCGACGTGTTCCCGCGTTCCGCGCACCCGATGGGCGTACTTTCTTCCCTTACATCAGCACTTACCGCTTTCAATCCAAAAGCCGTTGACGTTTCTTCAAAAGAAGACCTCGACCACGCTGCCGAAATGCTCATCGCCAAGTTCTCGCACCTTTGCGCATGGACTTACCGTAAAAAACTCGGTTTACCGATCAACCACGGTGATAATAGCCTCAATTATGTAGAGAACTTCTACAGAATGTGCTTCCGCAGACCAAACGAAGAGTTCCAGATGGATCCTGTAGTTGTTGACGCGTTAGATAAGCTATTAATTCTCCATGCCGATCACGAACAGAACTGCTCAACTTCCACCGTTAGGATGGTAGGTTCTGCACACACAGGTTTGTTCGCGTCAGTTTCCGCAGGTATTTCCGCACTTTGGGGGCCATTGCACGGAGGTGCCAACCAAGCGGTGATTGAAATGCTCGAAATGATTGAAAATGATGGCGGTAACGTAGCCAAATATGTAGAAAAAGCCAAGAATAAAGAAGACAACTTCCGTCTCATGGGCTTCGGACACCGTGTTTACAAGAACTTCGATCCCCGCGCAACCATCATCAAGAAAGCGGCAGACGATATCCTGAACTCTTTAGGCATCGAAGACAAAGCGCTTGACATTGCCATGCAACTCGAAAAAGTAGCGCTTGAAGATGACTATTTCGTAAGCAAAAAGCTTTATCCAAACGTAGATTTCTATTCCGGCATCATCTACAGAGCCTTGGGCATCCCTACAGAGATGTTCACCGTGATGTTCGCCCTAGGCAGACTTCCGGGGTGGATTTCCCAGTGGAAAGAGATGCGTCTGCACAACGACCCTATCGGCCGTCCAAGACAGGTGTACCAGGGCGCGCAGAAACGCGACTATGTAGACCTCAGCGCAAGATAATTTATATAAGATTGTTAATACCATCCCTTTCGGTGTACCACCGGGAGGGATTTTTTCTTGGGCGCCATTTCCGGCTGTCACTACTCGCTTTTGCAGGTACTACGGGGGCGGCGGCTTCGCCGCGCCCCCGTAGTACCTGCAAAGAGCTCAAACAGGCCGTTCCATCCGGGGCGCAGATCCGTCACCAAAACAAAGGCAGTTTACACCATCAAAGACCATTACCATCCAACGCTGGCAGAGCATAACACAAATTAGCGTCCCACCCAAAAACAGTGACCATAGGCAAAGACCATCGCGCGCAACTTTCCGAAATGACGTGCACGCTTATAAAACAAGCCCGCAACCTTTCCAAACCCGTCCGCCGGTGATAGAAACAATCCATACACCCGCAGAAACCAGCCGGACATTTGCAGGGAAAGTCCATACATCTGCAGAAATCTCCCAATCATTCGCAGAAACTAACCATAGACCTTCACACATGAACCGAACTCTCGCAGAAATCAACCGGACTCTCATAGAAATCAACCGGACGACCGCAGAAATGAATGGGACACCTGCAAAAATGGATCGGACACCAGTAGAATGAACCGGACACTTGCAGAAATGAAAGGGACACTTGCAGATATCAACCGAACGCCTACAGAAACGGTCGGGACACTTGCAGAAATCAACCGGACAGCTACAGAAATGGCCCGTACACATGTCCCGTCCATTTCTGCAATGTTTTATTCAATGATAACATTGATTTTAATAAAAATAAATATATAAATAAGCATAAATTTTATCAAAAACATAATTCTGTTTCAATCCTCTTTTTATTTAATGCTATTTTTAATAACACACAAGCGCGGAAACCACCCGCAACCATCCATACCACCCTGCTAATTTGAAAATTTCAGTATCTTAACGGCTCAAAATACCCAATAAAAATGAAGCTCAAAAATTACATATACGGCCAGTGGACCGAAGGTTCCGGCGAAGAAGTCCCCTTATACAACGCCGTGAATGGCGAATTGGTAGCCATCTCCGATACCGGCGGCATAGATTTCCGGCAGGCGCTCGATTATGGCCGCACGGTCGGCTACAAAAACCTTTCGTCCATGACCTTCTATGACCGGGGCGAAATGCTGAAAAAAGTGGCGCTGTACCTCTTGGAAAGAAAGAAAAAGTACTACGAACTGTCCTATAAGACCGGTGCTACACACGCCGATTCGTGGGTGGATATCGAAGGTGGTTTCGGTACTTTCTTCACCTATTCAGGTTTGGCAAAAAGGATGTTGCCGAACACACCTTTCTGGGTAGATGGCGATACGCAGAAGATTTCAGCAAACGGAACTTTCATCGGAACTCACATCTTAACA
This DNA window, taken from Chryseobacterium sp. 6424, encodes the following:
- a CDS encoding citrate synthase codes for the protein MSDNKVVLNYDGNSYEYPIVESTIGDRGIDISKLRDQTGLITLDLGYKNTGATLSDITYLDGDNGELYYRGYPIEQIAEKSNFTEVMYLLLHGELPNQDQFQNFQKGINKYNFVADEMKKILDVFPRSAHPMGVLSSLTSALTAFNPKAVDVSSKEDLDHAAEMLIAKFSHLCAWTYRKKLGLPINHGDNSLNYVENFYRMCFRRPNEEFQMDPVVVDALDKLLILHADHEQNCSTSTVRMVGSAHTGLFASVSAGISALWGPLHGGANQAVIEMLEMIENDGGNVAKYVEKAKNKEDNFRLMGFGHRVYKNFDPRATIIKKAADDILNSLGIEDKALDIAMQLEKVALEDDYFVSKKLYPNVDFYSGIIYRALGIPTEMFTVMFALGRLPGWISQWKEMRLHNDPIGRPRQVYQGAQKRDYVDLSAR